One segment of Sulfobacillus thermosulfidooxidans DSM 9293 DNA contains the following:
- the guaA gene encoding glutamine-hydrolyzing GMP synthase codes for MSDTVLVLDFGAQYNQLIARRVREAQVFCEVVPGDISYEEVRKKNPAAIILSGGPASVFEPGAPSMDPAILTMGIPTLGICYGMQLMAHLLNGTVTPAERREYGRTPMTLTQSSPLFLDIPEHSTVWMSHGDHVLKAPEGFTVLASTNTTPIAAMANPARNLYAVQYHPEVHHTEGGFRMLQNFLYQIAHLEPNWQPDQFIPQAIAQIREKVGNGRALIALSGGVDSALAAALAHEAIGSKLTAILIDHGLMRQGEIEEVVQAFPSLDLRVVRRDDVFFAALKGVTDPEAKRKIIGREFIRAFEHAKEAIGPVDVLIQGTVYPDVIESGGKNARTIKSHHNVGGLPDDVGFEIVEPLRWLFKDEVRKVGEALGLPDSIVWRQPFPGPGLAVRIVGEVTPDKVDILRQADAIVRQEIRKAGLERQIWQAFAVLLDIRSVGVMGDERTYGFPIVIRAVESLDGMTADWVRLPDDLLETMASRIIGEVPRVNRVVYDITSKPPGTIEWE; via the coding sequence ATGAGTGATACGGTATTAGTTTTAGATTTTGGTGCGCAGTATAATCAATTGATTGCACGACGTGTGCGTGAAGCCCAGGTCTTTTGTGAAGTCGTACCCGGAGATATTTCTTACGAAGAAGTACGGAAGAAAAATCCTGCTGCCATTATTTTATCCGGGGGGCCGGCGAGTGTATTTGAACCGGGTGCTCCGAGTATGGATCCGGCGATTTTAACAATGGGTATTCCTACCCTGGGAATCTGTTATGGGATGCAGTTGATGGCCCACTTGCTAAACGGCACGGTGACCCCAGCTGAACGGCGTGAATATGGGCGGACGCCCATGACTCTCACGCAATCTAGTCCGCTATTTTTAGACATTCCTGAACACAGCACTGTGTGGATGAGCCATGGCGACCATGTGCTGAAAGCGCCGGAAGGCTTTACGGTACTGGCCTCGACCAATACCACGCCGATTGCAGCCATGGCCAATCCCGCTCGGAATCTCTATGCCGTGCAATATCATCCCGAGGTCCACCACACCGAAGGCGGGTTTCGGATGCTCCAGAACTTTTTGTACCAGATTGCGCATCTGGAACCAAACTGGCAGCCCGATCAGTTTATCCCGCAAGCTATTGCCCAAATTCGAGAAAAGGTGGGCAATGGCCGCGCCTTAATAGCCTTGTCGGGTGGAGTAGATTCCGCCTTGGCGGCGGCTTTGGCGCATGAAGCGATCGGGTCGAAATTGACGGCGATTTTAATTGATCATGGGTTGATGCGGCAAGGCGAAATCGAAGAAGTCGTCCAAGCATTTCCCTCGTTAGATTTGCGAGTTGTGCGCCGTGATGACGTCTTTTTTGCTGCGTTAAAGGGCGTCACGGATCCCGAAGCTAAACGGAAAATTATTGGTCGGGAGTTTATTCGTGCGTTTGAACACGCCAAAGAGGCGATAGGTCCGGTGGATGTTTTAATCCAAGGGACAGTCTATCCCGATGTGATTGAATCGGGAGGAAAAAATGCCCGGACTATCAAGTCCCATCATAATGTCGGGGGTCTTCCCGACGATGTCGGGTTTGAAATTGTCGAGCCCCTCAGGTGGCTGTTCAAAGACGAGGTCCGGAAAGTCGGAGAGGCGCTCGGTTTGCCGGATAGTATTGTCTGGCGACAACCCTTCCCGGGACCTGGCTTAGCCGTGCGTATTGTTGGGGAAGTCACCCCAGATAAGGTGGATATTTTGCGTCAAGCGGACGCCATTGTCCGCCAAGAGATCCGTAAAGCCGGTCTCGAACGTCAAATCTGGCAGGCTTTTGCCGTGCTTTTAGATATTCGTTCGGTGGGGGTCATGGGTGATGAACGGACCTATGGATTTCCCATTGTGATTCGGGCTGTCGAAAGTTTGGACGGGATGACAGCGGATTGGGTACGCTTGCCAGATGATCTTCTAGAAACTATGGCCAGTCGGATTATTGGAGAAGTACCGCGGGTCAATCGGGTTGTTTATGATATTACATCTAAACCACCGGGCACAATTGAATGGGAATAA
- the purB gene encoding adenylosuccinate lyase, whose amino-acid sequence MINRYARPIMQTLWSDQNRYNRWLDIERYVVEAWEHLGVIPQGVADRLKKATVDPARVDEYEKTFHHDVIAFINAAGETVAPEDAKYIHFGLTSTDVVDTALSSLIRDSLAIILDDLKKLQDVVRELAIRYKDTPVMGRTHGIHAEPTSFGLKLALWWLELGRDYERIDRARDTISVIKISGAVGNYANISPDIEEFVAKKMGMKPAPLSTQVLQRDRHAEVIAALAILGGTLDKIATEIRHMQRTELGELAEPFGEGQRGSSAMPHKRNPVMAEQISGLSRILRGYMVPALDDMALWHERDISHSSVERVIFPDATTLADYLLDTMLRIMQGLTVNTERMRENIDLTGGLVFSQKILLALVEAGMTREEAYKRVQSHAMAAMKESSPNFQERILHDPEIGKYLTAEEIVALFAIEPYLKEVDTIYRRIGLID is encoded by the coding sequence TTGATCAACCGCTATGCACGGCCCATTATGCAAACACTTTGGTCTGACCAAAATCGCTATAACCGCTGGTTAGACATTGAACGATATGTGGTTGAAGCGTGGGAGCATTTAGGAGTGATTCCTCAAGGCGTGGCGGATCGACTCAAGAAAGCCACAGTGGATCCCGCTCGCGTGGATGAATACGAAAAAACGTTTCATCATGACGTCATCGCTTTTATCAATGCTGCTGGGGAGACGGTAGCGCCTGAAGATGCCAAATACATTCATTTTGGGTTGACGTCGACAGATGTTGTGGACACGGCGTTATCGTCTTTAATTCGAGACAGTTTAGCAATTATTTTGGATGATTTGAAGAAACTGCAAGATGTCGTCCGGGAGTTGGCGATTCGCTACAAAGATACGCCGGTGATGGGACGCACTCACGGCATTCATGCGGAACCGACAAGTTTTGGATTAAAACTTGCGTTATGGTGGTTAGAACTGGGACGAGATTATGAACGTATTGACCGTGCTCGTGATACCATTAGCGTGATAAAAATATCTGGAGCCGTCGGAAATTACGCTAATATTTCTCCCGATATCGAAGAATTTGTTGCCAAGAAAATGGGCATGAAACCGGCGCCGTTGTCCACGCAGGTACTGCAACGCGATCGCCATGCCGAAGTGATTGCTGCTTTAGCCATTTTAGGGGGCACCTTGGATAAAATCGCCACGGAAATTCGTCATATGCAACGGACGGAACTGGGCGAATTGGCGGAGCCTTTTGGCGAAGGTCAAAGAGGCTCGTCCGCGATGCCGCACAAAAGGAATCCCGTGATGGCGGAACAAATTTCTGGTCTCTCCCGGATTCTTCGTGGATATATGGTTCCGGCTTTAGACGATATGGCCTTATGGCATGAGCGGGACATCTCGCATTCCTCCGTGGAGCGGGTGATATTTCCTGACGCCACGACACTGGCCGATTATCTCCTCGATACGATGCTGCGCATTATGCAAGGGTTAACCGTCAATACCGAGCGCATGCGAGAAAATATTGATTTAACTGGAGGACTCGTCTTTTCCCAAAAAATTCTGCTTGCCCTTGTGGAAGCTGGCATGACACGGGAAGAAGCTTACAAACGGGTTCAGTCGCATGCCATGGCCGCTATGAAGGAATCCTCGCCAAATTTCCAAGAACGTATCCTACACGATCCTGAAATCGGGAAGTATTTAACCGCTGAGGAGATTGTTGCGCTGTTTGCCATCGAACCCTATTTGAAGGAAGTGGATACGATTTACCGCCGGATTGGACTGATTGATTAA
- the purC gene encoding phosphoribosylaminoimidazolesuccinocarboxamide synthase: MTSQKLLYEGKAKKVFETDVPGVVIVEFKDDATAFNGEKKGQIADKGVANAAISTKLFRLLEAQGIATHFREQLDARHLAVDLLHMIPLEVVVRNRVAGSLEKRTGLKEGTILPKAVIELYFKNDQLGDPLLNDDHIEVLQLATPELLQQLRSTATKINQILQQFFGQRQLILVDFKLEFGLKGDKLVLGDEISPDTCRLWDEQTLKKLDKDRFRRDLGGVEEAYHEVLERVLS; the protein is encoded by the coding sequence ATGACATCCCAAAAACTGCTTTACGAAGGAAAGGCCAAAAAAGTTTTTGAAACCGATGTACCGGGTGTCGTGATTGTCGAGTTTAAAGATGATGCGACCGCCTTCAATGGGGAAAAGAAAGGGCAAATCGCGGATAAAGGGGTCGCCAATGCCGCGATTTCGACAAAATTATTTCGGTTACTCGAAGCTCAGGGAATTGCCACACATTTTCGAGAGCAGTTGGATGCCAGACATCTCGCGGTGGACCTGTTACACATGATTCCCCTAGAGGTCGTGGTTCGAAATCGTGTTGCAGGATCCTTGGAAAAGCGAACAGGATTAAAAGAGGGGACGATTTTGCCAAAGGCAGTCATTGAACTCTACTTCAAAAATGACCAATTAGGTGATCCCTTGCTCAATGACGATCATATTGAAGTGTTACAATTAGCCACACCAGAATTATTACAGCAGCTGCGGAGCACGGCTACAAAGATTAATCAGATTTTGCAACAGTTTTTTGGCCAGCGGCAGTTGATTCTTGTCGATTTCAAACTCGAATTCGGTCTTAAAGGAGACAAATTAGTTTTAGGGGATGAAATTTCTCCCGACACGTGCCGTTTGTGGGATGAACAGACCCTTAAAAAATTGGACAAGGACCGGTTTCGTCGGGATTTGGGCGGAGTCGAAGAAGCTTATCATGAAGTATTAGAGAGGGTTTTATCATGA
- the purS gene encoding phosphoribosylformylglycinamidine synthase subunit PurS, translating to MTFDIIVNVALKDAILDPAGQSTAKVLRNMGYPVQDVRIGKQIKLQVTAESLNDAKEKARQMAEKLLANPVMETYDIVVRES from the coding sequence ATGACGTTCGACATTATCGTCAATGTGGCCTTAAAGGATGCCATTTTAGATCCGGCCGGTCAGTCGACCGCCAAAGTTTTGCGTAATATGGGATACCCGGTGCAAGATGTGCGGATTGGCAAACAAATCAAATTACAAGTGACGGCCGAAAGCCTCAACGACGCGAAGGAGAAGGCTCGCCAGATGGCAGAAAAATTGTTGGCTAACCCGGTAATGGAAACCTACGACATTGTGGTGAGGGAATCATGA
- the purQ gene encoding phosphoribosylformylglycinamidine synthase I, translating to MKVGVITFPGSNCDTDTFEALSQLGVDAVPLWYTDTSLSGIDRLILPGGFSYGDYLRSGALAAQAPIMDAVEQAISEQDLPVLGICNGFQILCERGLLPGALRPNASGEFRCTWEYVRVNAVPESFPGLKPGDVLRLPIAHHEGAYAVEPGQLAPLFENQQVFLQYSDEHGAVHALTNPNGAVANIAAVSQGPVVGLMPHPERAMAAYLGSADGARFLKAWLGEDRA from the coding sequence ATGAAAGTCGGGGTCATTACCTTTCCCGGGTCGAATTGTGATACGGACACGTTTGAAGCCTTAAGCCAGTTAGGGGTTGATGCCGTGCCGCTATGGTATACCGACACATCATTATCTGGCATTGATCGTTTAATTCTGCCTGGCGGCTTTTCGTATGGCGATTATCTACGGAGCGGAGCATTAGCCGCACAAGCTCCTATTATGGATGCGGTTGAACAGGCGATTTCGGAACAGGACTTACCCGTTTTAGGGATCTGCAATGGATTTCAGATTTTGTGTGAACGGGGCCTTTTACCAGGGGCGTTAAGGCCTAATGCGTCGGGGGAATTCCGTTGTACCTGGGAGTATGTGCGGGTCAACGCTGTCCCCGAGAGTTTCCCCGGCCTTAAGCCAGGCGATGTATTACGTTTGCCGATTGCCCATCATGAAGGGGCTTATGCTGTAGAACCGGGCCAATTAGCTCCTCTGTTTGAAAATCAACAAGTCTTTTTGCAATATAGTGACGAACACGGTGCTGTGCATGCTCTGACCAATCCTAATGGGGCAGTGGCAAACATTGCGGCGGTCAGTCAAGGACCCGTTGTCGGTTTAATGCCGCATCCTGAACGAGCTATGGCAGCGTATTTAGGTTCCGCCGATGGTGCGCGGTTCTTAAAGGCTTGGTTAGGGGAGGACAGGGCATGA
- the purL gene encoding phosphoribosylformylglycinamidine synthase subunit PurL → MTYQDVGLTEEEYRVIQQQLGREPNELELGLFGVLWSEHCSYKSSKNLLSWLPHEGPAVVQGPGENAGIVALNDHVHVAFKVESHNHPSYVEPVQGAATGVGGILRDIVAMGARPIALADSLRFGTDDKAKWIQNGVVEGVGAYGNAIGIPTVTGEVAYGAVYDKNPLVNVMAIGLLSPEHQVSASGAKVGSYLVLLGQPTGRDGIHGASLLASQDFGDATEHMRPTVQVGDPFMGKMLMEATLNAIQTDKLDAVQDLGAAGLTSSVAELAYRSGVGAHIWLERVPCREEGMTPYEIMLSETQERMLLVVSPENWPVVEEIIQHWEVPYSIIGEVSADQELVISLNGEIVAAVPPQILAGSCPRRPAISKWAQTAREQAPQLTAFRPLTFEREWALEVLGSPNCRSRHRIYERYDSMILTNTVWGPTHDLAVLRVRGSEEGLAVAVSGPGRYAARDAYSGGLAAVSRVMGLLATQGAMALGLTDGINAGNPDKEHVFLDLTHLIAGIADASQGFGVPVTGGNVSLHNETEGEPIWPTAIIGAVGRHLHPLHPTNDAPWKAGLNIIRLSAASDLNLGGSVFEMLHSELSAYPRPDISKLADMYELLIASNQESLEYGARLVGDGGLFVALTKSLLASPANLGMEITVSKDETTQELFSEVMGQMLLFTEPSTTEHWVSVFRHHNIAVDLIGHVTDSPTMVIRAGRSYVFDRTELDRTFRQGYGG, encoded by the coding sequence ATGACTTATCAAGATGTCGGGCTAACCGAAGAGGAATACCGCGTCATTCAACAGCAACTCGGTCGCGAGCCCAATGAATTGGAACTGGGGTTATTCGGCGTTTTATGGTCTGAGCATTGTAGTTATAAAAGCTCGAAGAACCTGTTGTCTTGGCTGCCCCATGAAGGACCAGCGGTGGTGCAAGGGCCAGGAGAAAATGCCGGGATTGTGGCGTTAAACGATCATGTTCATGTGGCATTTAAGGTCGAGAGCCATAATCACCCATCTTATGTGGAACCTGTGCAAGGCGCGGCGACAGGCGTTGGCGGCATTTTGCGTGATATTGTCGCGATGGGGGCGAGACCCATCGCCTTGGCGGATTCTTTGCGGTTTGGAACCGATGATAAGGCGAAATGGATTCAAAATGGTGTCGTGGAAGGTGTCGGTGCTTATGGCAATGCTATTGGCATTCCAACGGTGACCGGAGAAGTCGCTTACGGAGCCGTTTACGACAAAAATCCGTTAGTGAATGTGATGGCTATCGGACTATTGTCTCCGGAACATCAGGTCAGTGCTAGTGGTGCGAAGGTGGGATCCTATCTCGTTTTGTTAGGACAGCCTACCGGACGCGACGGCATTCATGGCGCCAGCCTTTTGGCCTCGCAAGATTTTGGTGATGCCACAGAACACATGCGTCCCACTGTGCAGGTCGGTGATCCCTTCATGGGCAAAATGTTGATGGAAGCCACCTTGAATGCGATCCAAACTGATAAATTGGATGCGGTACAAGATTTAGGTGCCGCCGGGTTGACGTCATCGGTTGCTGAACTCGCCTATCGTTCCGGCGTTGGCGCCCACATTTGGCTTGAACGGGTGCCTTGTCGTGAAGAGGGGATGACCCCTTACGAAATCATGTTGTCCGAAACTCAAGAACGCATGTTGCTCGTGGTATCCCCGGAGAATTGGCCGGTGGTGGAAGAAATCATCCAGCACTGGGAAGTGCCTTATAGCATCATCGGAGAAGTGAGTGCAGATCAGGAGCTCGTGATTTCCCTGAACGGGGAAATTGTGGCGGCGGTTCCCCCTCAAATTTTAGCAGGCTCCTGCCCAAGACGACCCGCAATATCAAAGTGGGCACAAACAGCGCGGGAACAAGCGCCTCAGCTGACAGCATTTCGCCCTCTCACATTTGAACGGGAATGGGCCTTAGAGGTCTTGGGGTCGCCCAATTGCCGTAGCCGTCATCGCATTTACGAGCGATATGATTCAATGATTTTGACGAATACTGTCTGGGGACCGACGCATGATTTGGCCGTTTTACGCGTAAGGGGATCAGAAGAAGGACTCGCCGTTGCGGTTTCTGGGCCAGGACGTTATGCGGCTCGTGATGCGTACAGCGGGGGGCTCGCTGCGGTCAGCCGCGTGATGGGCTTATTGGCGACGCAAGGGGCAATGGCCCTGGGACTTACGGACGGCATTAATGCAGGCAATCCGGACAAAGAACACGTATTTTTAGATTTGACCCATCTGATTGCTGGGATCGCCGATGCTAGTCAAGGATTTGGTGTGCCGGTTACCGGGGGAAATGTATCCTTGCACAATGAAACGGAAGGTGAACCCATTTGGCCCACGGCCATTATTGGAGCGGTGGGCCGACATCTTCATCCATTGCACCCTACTAACGACGCACCTTGGAAAGCTGGCTTGAATATTATTCGGCTCAGTGCCGCGTCGGATCTGAATTTGGGCGGCAGTGTTTTTGAGATGCTGCACAGTGAATTGAGTGCTTATCCAAGGCCCGATATCAGCAAATTGGCTGATATGTACGAGCTATTAATCGCTTCTAACCAGGAGTCGTTAGAGTATGGCGCACGGCTAGTGGGGGATGGGGGATTATTTGTGGCTCTGACCAAATCACTGTTGGCGTCTCCCGCCAACTTGGGCATGGAGATCACCGTGTCGAAAGACGAGACAACCCAAGAACTTTTTAGCGAAGTTATGGGACAAATGCTATTGTTTACTGAACCCAGCACCACTGAGCACTGGGTCAGCGTGTTCCGTCACCACAATATTGCGGTAGACCTTATCGGCCACGTGACGGATTCGCCCACCATGGTCATCCGGGCGGGCCGCTCCTATGTGTTCGACCGCACAGAACTCGACAGGACGTTTAGGCAGGGCTATGGAGGGTAA
- the purF gene encoding amidophosphoribosyltransferase, with the protein MADELHDECGVFGIYGDNQAALKSYWGTFSLQHRGQESAGLAVLQGEEITVHKGMGLVTEALKIEEESQRTGHAAIGHVRYSTTGESSIVNAQPLLMKTRFGLLALGQNGNLVNAQELRQRLEAEGAIFQGTTDSEVLAHLIARSHQTSFYEALRDSLQQLQGGFAFTVLTDEALYGARDPHGIRPLALGQTEDGAYLLASESCAFDVIGARYIREIDPGELITIRDKTIETDRFVNFQAPRALCSFEMIYFARPDSHMEGQSTHVVRRRLGEILAHEAPAQADLVIGVPDSSIPAAMGYAQAARLPFDFGLVKNRYVARTFIAPNQALRESGVQLKLSAVREVVEGKRLVLVDDSLVRGTTSRHLVQILRHAGATEVHMRIASPPYTDPCHYGIDTSRATELAARNMSIEEIRDMVGADSLAYLSIDGLRRGLSQEGWCMACFGAGYPVPLTNDLNVSVSATKGGPKSHEFR; encoded by the coding sequence ATGGCAGACGAATTGCATGATGAGTGTGGGGTCTTCGGAATTTACGGGGATAATCAAGCTGCCCTGAAATCCTATTGGGGTACGTTCAGCTTGCAACACCGGGGCCAGGAAAGTGCGGGGCTGGCCGTGTTACAAGGTGAAGAGATTACTGTGCACAAAGGAATGGGACTCGTTACCGAAGCCTTAAAAATTGAGGAAGAAAGCCAACGCACTGGTCATGCCGCCATTGGGCATGTCCGTTATTCCACGACCGGCGAATCTTCGATCGTGAATGCGCAACCATTACTCATGAAAACCCGCTTTGGTCTTTTGGCTCTCGGACAAAACGGAAATTTGGTCAATGCTCAAGAGTTACGTCAGCGCTTGGAAGCGGAAGGCGCCATATTTCAAGGCACAACCGATAGTGAAGTGCTCGCCCACTTGATTGCGCGCAGTCATCAAACCTCTTTTTATGAGGCCCTGCGTGATTCCCTTCAGCAGTTGCAGGGCGGATTCGCGTTTACCGTCCTTACCGATGAGGCCTTGTATGGTGCGCGTGATCCGCACGGGATACGTCCTTTGGCCCTGGGGCAAACGGAGGATGGGGCTTATTTATTGGCATCCGAATCGTGTGCCTTTGATGTCATTGGAGCCCGCTATATTCGTGAAATTGATCCCGGGGAATTAATCACGATTCGTGACAAAACGATCGAAACCGATCGCTTTGTGAATTTTCAAGCGCCAAGAGCCCTTTGCAGCTTCGAAATGATTTATTTCGCCCGTCCTGATTCTCATATGGAAGGACAAAGTACCCATGTTGTGCGACGACGCCTCGGGGAGATCTTGGCACATGAAGCGCCCGCTCAAGCAGATTTAGTGATTGGCGTTCCGGATTCCAGTATCCCAGCGGCAATGGGATATGCTCAGGCAGCCCGGCTGCCCTTTGATTTTGGCTTGGTCAAAAATCGCTATGTGGCGCGTACCTTCATTGCGCCCAATCAAGCTTTGCGCGAATCAGGGGTGCAACTCAAATTATCGGCTGTCCGAGAAGTGGTTGAAGGAAAGCGTTTGGTTTTGGTGGACGACAGCTTAGTGCGGGGAACCACATCTCGCCACCTGGTGCAAATCTTGCGGCATGCGGGGGCCACCGAAGTGCATATGCGTATTGCTTCACCGCCTTATACCGATCCTTGTCATTACGGGATTGATACGTCACGAGCCACTGAATTAGCGGCCCGGAATATGAGCATTGAGGAAATCCGGGACATGGTGGGTGCCGATTCTTTGGCGTATTTATCGATTGATGGCTTACGCCGAGGATTGTCGCAAGAAGGATGGTGTATGGCGTGCTTTGGGGCGGGATATCCTGTCCCCCTGACTAACGACCTGAATGTTTCTGTCAGTGCGACGAAAGGCGGACCCAAATCCCATGAATTCCGATAA
- the purM gene encoding phosphoribosylformylglycinamidine cyclo-ligase, which produces MNSDKDMTRENQPLRYQDAGVDIEKGNEAVNRIRPWALKTARKEVLSGVGGFAGAFELQEPSVLLAGADGVGSKLMIAEALQQFDTIGIDLVAMNVNDILAQGGEPLFFLDYIATHQIVPEQIELLVKGIAQGCLESGCALLGGETAELPDLYQPSHFDLAGFCVGRMVHKPTEPVQAGDQILGIASSGFHSNGYALLRRIVSERHLKWDQLYPATGDQTLGQALLTPTRIYVKAVEDLWQKVSIKAMAHITGGGLIENVPRTLPDDVIAVIDRSSWTMSALMQWFQELGPVSDDEWYRTFNAGIGFTVVLAQSDVTLAQSVLAQHGLASYVIGHIEVGHGERGVKWA; this is translated from the coding sequence ATGAATTCCGATAAAGATATGACACGCGAAAATCAACCCTTACGGTACCAAGACGCCGGTGTAGATATCGAAAAGGGCAACGAAGCGGTAAACCGAATACGGCCCTGGGCATTGAAAACGGCCCGAAAGGAAGTCCTCTCTGGAGTGGGAGGGTTTGCTGGCGCCTTTGAATTGCAAGAGCCCAGTGTGTTATTAGCTGGGGCTGATGGGGTTGGTTCAAAATTGATGATTGCCGAAGCACTCCAACAATTTGATACGATTGGCATTGATTTGGTGGCCATGAATGTGAATGATATTTTGGCACAAGGCGGCGAGCCGCTGTTCTTTTTGGACTATATCGCCACGCATCAAATTGTCCCCGAACAGATCGAACTTCTTGTCAAAGGCATCGCCCAAGGGTGTCTTGAATCCGGCTGTGCCTTGCTGGGCGGGGAAACGGCGGAACTTCCGGATCTCTATCAGCCGAGTCATTTTGACTTAGCAGGTTTTTGTGTGGGGCGCATGGTGCATAAGCCTACGGAACCGGTGCAAGCGGGAGACCAAATTTTGGGTATCGCGTCAAGCGGATTTCATTCAAATGGGTATGCCTTGCTCAGGAGAATCGTAAGCGAGCGACATTTGAAGTGGGATCAGCTCTATCCTGCGACTGGGGATCAAACCTTGGGACAAGCTTTGTTAACTCCCACCCGAATTTATGTGAAAGCGGTAGAGGATTTGTGGCAAAAGGTGAGCATCAAAGCCATGGCACATATTACCGGCGGCGGTCTGATTGAAAATGTGCCGCGCACATTACCAGATGACGTCATCGCGGTGATTGACAGATCCTCCTGGACAATGAGCGCTTTGATGCAGTGGTTTCAAGAACTGGGTCCGGTGAGTGATGATGAGTGGTACCGAACGTTCAATGCCGGCATTGGTTTTACCGTAGTCCTGGCCCAAAGCGATGTCACGCTAGCCCAATCGGTTTTGGCCCAACACGGCTTGGCATCTTATGTTATTGGCCACATTGAAGTCGGGCACGGTGAACGAGGAGTGAAATGGGCATGA
- the purN gene encoding phosphoribosylglycinamide formyltransferase gives MKWAALVGGYGSNLEAMLEYGNPIGLVISHKANVRALEVAKRFHVPTVTLLPKAFPMREAFDQALLKILRDEGIEALALAGYLRWLDPAIVREYKGRAINLHPALLPSFPGLNAIEQAFEHGVFWTGVTVHFIDDGHDTGPIIAQAAVPRYREDTLFDLRERIQYHEHHLYPRIVEAVDQGIVVLEGTQVIWKESKSWINGQY, from the coding sequence ATGAAGTGGGCGGCGTTAGTTGGCGGCTATGGCAGTAACTTGGAGGCGATGTTGGAATATGGGAATCCCATTGGCCTGGTCATATCCCATAAAGCCAATGTGCGCGCCTTGGAGGTTGCGAAACGCTTTCATGTGCCAACAGTGACATTATTGCCTAAAGCGTTCCCCATGCGTGAAGCCTTCGATCAAGCGCTGCTGAAAATATTACGAGACGAAGGGATTGAAGCTTTGGCATTGGCAGGATATTTGCGTTGGTTGGATCCGGCTATTGTCCGCGAATATAAAGGGCGAGCGATTAACCTTCATCCTGCACTGTTGCCTTCATTTCCCGGCCTCAATGCGATCGAACAGGCGTTCGAACACGGCGTGTTTTGGACAGGCGTTACCGTGCACTTTATTGATGACGGCCATGATACCGGCCCGATTATTGCTCAAGCCGCCGTTCCCCGTTACCGGGAGGACACGCTTTTCGATCTCCGAGAACGTATTCAATATCATGAACATCACCTCTATCCTCGCATTGTGGAAGCGGTTGATCAAGGCATCGTGGTCTTGGAAGGAACACAGGTCATTTGGAAGGAGTCAAAATCATGGATCAATGGGCAGTATTAA